The sequence TAGCCTTAACAATGCACAACAAAGGCATGGAAGGCATTCTTCATGAAAGCAGTGACTGCATATCCATTCCTACCTTTGTTAGGGAAGCAAAAAGATTTTTAGATTTTCTTGTGACCTTAAGAAGATATTCTTTAAGCAATTGAAACAAATATTTTCTGCAGCTCTTCACAAAGGTCTTTCTCATCTAGAATGAGCAAACTAGCAAATTACTCTCCTGAGGAATTGGACTGTGGATTCGTGGTGATCAGAAACCATCACATTCATCAGAAATAAGGTTTTTTTCATTGGAGTGATTGTGATAAATCTAGGGATCCTTAAGAGTCTTCTCAGATTTGCTAAGACAAATGAACAACACTGATCAGGTTCAgttaatttactttttattctttAGTCTTACAAGTAGGTAagaataaaaaatgtctttaaacattttgtcaagCGGAAGCCCTTTGCTTATCaaagtgcttttctactttGGGAAACAGTTTCAGGCAGACATCGATATTCCTGTGCAAACATTTAACACCTGAAACATCACTATCTGACAGGTCCCTCCCTCAGTGAGTCATCCTTGCCTAGAATGCCAAACAGTAGCTAGCACACAGTTGATTTGTACAGGATGAGACAGAGTGCACCCACACTTCTTGATCTGTTTGTTTGCCTAATCTCTGGAGAACCCGGGAAGTCTGAGTGGATGAAAGTGCATGAGGTGAAGGCAGGGGGTGCTTCCTACCAGACATGAGGGGTTTAATCCTCTGATGTGATGATATACACTGGAACAGCCAATACACTTTCTGTTGAAACTGGGTGTATTAAGAGAATAACAATAATGCATCCTGTCTATTCCCCTAAGTGAAACTCTGTTTCCTGCCCTTGACTACTgaagtcagaggtcagtgtcagtcacacagcagcagcactgcacTGGGATTCTGCGTTTTGATGAAGGGCACTACAACAAGGGCGGACCGGGCTTCAGCCTCTGATGATTCATTCAGAAACAGCTCTCTCTACCGCACTTGgttataaaagtttgagcaTAATTGCTATGGCTGTCCTCAAACGTTGTAAGCAAAAGTTCCAGCTGGCTTCTCATCAGGGAGGAGTGTGGCTGGATTCACTCACAGAGCAAATGCGCACAACAAAAGCAGGCAGTGTACGAGAGCGTTGTGGCATTCCATGTGTTTGaatctgaaaatgtttaaaatacttTAGTTTTCAGGCTCACTAACCTGGTTCATGTGATAATCCCAATCCCAAAGTTTTGCAGTTTTCCAGGACCACCAGGACCGCGAAGAAGAAGTGAATGGAAGACGCTCTTTGTCCGAAAGCGTGAAGCCCGCAGTGCAAACGGGTCATTTTGTCAGGACGGTAACTTATATTTTCGAAACATTTAACGCCTTTCTGACACCGCGTCGACTGTCAATTCAAATAGTTCAAATCCATCTGTGCTGGGTGCGTTTCTCGCTTTGTTGCGCCCGTGCACTTACGCTgtgacagcaacaacaaactTCTTCACTTCAGGCCTGAGCATTGTCTGCCTCCGCGGGGGGGCTTTTGCTgcatctttttgtgtgtgttttgttttatgtcggtgtaaatgtttGCTTACAAGTTGCTGGTCCCCCTGTCCTCCATCAGCCTCCTCCCGACAGCCAGTGACAGCTTAAAACTTTGCTGTGAAAACTTTCGCAGAGCCACCCCCACAGATGGGTGGACTTAAGACAATGGGCTCAAGAGAGAGCTGGAGGGCTTAAAGGGGAATGCTACTCCAAGAGATCGGATACAGAGATGCAGTCCAATTGGAAGTTCCTTGGGGTGATTCGGGTTCTCAGTGGGTCAGATGAGGACCAGACTGTTGCGTTCACTTGGAGTAAGACAAATGACTACGCATCGGGGGTCGCGCTCTGTACGTTTTGACCGGAGGTtcaaagcataaaaaaacaagtgtttCCCAGTGGGAACTGTGAGAAAAGCCCGAGTAaagtcttaaaaaacaaaacagcgacTGACATCATCGAGTTCGGGAGATTCCTGATTTTAAAACACATCTGGAAAACCCAGATCTATATCAGTTATATCCCCAAATGTTTTACCACCTTAAGCTAAGCTGGAACAATTAAGAATTATGCCTATTTGGAGGTGGAACACGGCGTAACCAAACTCTATGTTCGACCGTTATTATCCCTCTCCAAAGTAAGcgcgccctctagtggaagaaaAATGTCCCACTATTGCTTGAGCTTACGAAAGTTCTACATGCTGGCCATCATTTTTGACCTATAGTATTCATGTAATATTACTTATAATGAAAGCATTTAAGAAGTACGTTGACATTCCTAAAGGCACGCTCATCTTGGTTTATTGTGTTTGCAAAGTGCGTGAACAGAAATCAACAGGTGTACCGGGTGAGAGAGGCAGGAAGAGGTCTACATCTTGATTGATGTATTCGTTTGAATTGTCTGGATTAAAAGTAACTttcatcatttattttcttttcctaTTTTGTGCATTTACGCACGATTCCTGTGACAAATACAATCCTTCATGGCGGATAAACTATAACAAGAAATTTAACCTGTTCTTCCTTAAAAGCTGCCGGGACCGTAATCCTTTCTGTCACGTCTCACTCGACCAATCGTGGCTCAGCAGAGGAGCGACACACCTGTATAAAAGCAGGTTTCTGGCCAGCTGTTATTCAGAAGGGTGTTATGACTACGAATTTGCATCTAATCTAAGATGAAAGGCTAAGGCTTTTTTTCATGGCGTGCCTCGTAGAAGAAAATGTTGTGAGTCAAGCTTTATAAATTTAATGATGGAGGAAATGTTTAACCACAGCGGAGCGCTCAACCGAAGTTCAGTGCTCGAAGACATCGACGTGAGCGCGGATGGCACCCCCATTCTGAGGATACTCATATCGGTTGTGTACTCTGTAGTTTGCGCAGTGGGTTTAGTGGGCAACCTCCTCGTCTTTTTTCTAATGAGGTTACGACAAGGTCGAAAGAGGTCCACTATTAATGTTTTCATTATCAACTTGGCAGTGACGGACTTCCAGTTTGTTCTCACTCTGCCCTTCTGGGCTGTGGACACCGCGCTGGACTTCAGCTGGCCGTTCGGAGACGCCATGTGCAAGATCGTCCTTTCGGTCACCGTGATGAACATGTACGCCAGCGTGTTTTTCCTCACCGCCATGAGCGTGACCCGCTACCTGGCCGTCGCCTCGGCTCTAAAGAAAAAAGCGCACAGAAGGTCACGGTGTGTGAAGTGGGTGTGCGCGGTGCTGTGGGTGGCGGCGACAGTTGCCACAGCTCCAACAGCTGTCTTCTCCACTGTGACTGTGGTGGCTGGCGAAAAACTCTGTCTCCTCAAGTTTCCCGAAGGACACGACTGGCTCGCCCTCTATCACATCCAGAAAATCTTGATCGCTTTCATTATCCCCATGCTCATTGTCTCCGTTAACTACCTGATGCTGCTGCGCTTCGTCAGACAGAGGAGCATGGACAGCAGCAACCCTAAACGGAGATCCAGAGTCACCAAATCTGTCGCTATAGTAGTTTTGtctttcttctgctgctggatgCCAAATCATGCCATCACCTTCTGGGGCGTGTTGGTCAAATTTAACGCAGCAAACTGGGACACGTCGTATTACATGGTACACACCTACGTGTTCCCGGTCACCGTGTGCTTGGCGCACGCAAACAGCTGCTTAAACCCGGTGCTTTACTGCCTGATGAGGCCGGAGATCAGGAAGATGCTGAGAGGATTGTTTTGGAAAGCCTCCACTCCGTCATCCACGAAAGGTTGCGCCACGCGCTCCATGACACAGGCAGAAACCCAGGGAGCTACGCCTCTCCAGATTATAGACAATGCGGAGTACACGCTGTCCATCATAGACCGTAAGGGTTTATCAGCCTCTAAAGTCCTCCCGTATACTCGTTAACTGTAGCCTCGTGATAAACAAGACGACGCTTTGTGGTCCACCTGTAGATGTCTTCATTACGCGTGCGTAAAACGCTTTCGCATCGGTCCCAGTCTAAGTGTTTGGATGGGTTGCATCGCAGATTCACACCGTGTGCGCTTTTTTTTTGCACCGCGACGCAGAAAGGCGCAGAGTGTTGTTTGTTTCACTGTGACAACTAAACTTTGAATTTCTCCCAGTTTTGCTGTCCAGCTCCCATTTCTCCTTGTCGTGATTGTTAAAGACAAACAAGAAATAACCGTGACGAGAGGGAGACACGGGACAGCAGAGAGAACGTCCTCGAGTGGAAATCCAGCTGGGGACATTAGGATGGGGGTCTGGGGGATTttgattgtatttttaattttcagtggTTTTGCTCGTGTTTGCTACcatgatttaatttaaaaagtgcCATGTTCATCAGTCCTGAGGCACCTCTTAAAGGACTGACGTGTACTGTATAGTGAGCCTGCagtctgtgaaaataaaataaaccatgTTCTAAAAGTGTATGCGCAGAGGAGAGTCTATTATTTGTTTTCTCACTTAAACTGACATCaactaaaactgtgttttaacactgaatttttctttcagtcagCAAAAAGTGTGTAACCAGTTTGCTGTCCTGTGCTTACGTTTTTCTAAAAGGtggattcttttcttttatcgTCCCAATAATAAATGAATTGATCCTTTGCCTTCAATTCGATTCAATCAGGAAACGgctacaataaaataaagaagtcATGTTAAATGCATTATATAGTGTCAGCACCTCCAAGACGCTTTTCATCACATTCAGTCCTTTCTGTTGTAAATGTTGAATTCCTATCCTGGCAcatgtcaaaaaacaaaaaaccctgggCTCTCACAGGTAGCCCAGGAGGAGAAGCTGACAATGGCTGCAGAGGTTCCAGCAGTCGCTTTGGCAGCCGTAGTGACGCAGATCTTCGTCAGACGATTCAGCtcacaaaatgcaaaatgaattCATACAGTCCAAAATCACaaaccgggggggggggggggggggggttagattCTAAGTGCCATCTTCTTTACCAGGACAGCAATATTTATTGAAGCGCTGATATAACAATGAATTATTGGGAGGAAACATTTCAGCATACTGACGCGTGCTCATTTGCATTTGGGATTTGAGCAAACTGTTCAAACTAAGCATGCATTTTGCAGTTTTCCTTTGATGATTCCTGcaataaaggt comes from Astatotilapia calliptera chromosome 1, fAstCal1.2, whole genome shotgun sequence and encodes:
- the rxfp3.3a2 gene encoding relaxin-3 receptor 1, yielding MMEEMFNHSGALNRSSVLEDIDVSADGTPILRILISVVYSVVCAVGLVGNLLVFFLMRLRQGRKRSTINVFIINLAVTDFQFVLTLPFWAVDTALDFSWPFGDAMCKIVLSVTVMNMYASVFFLTAMSVTRYLAVASALKKKAHRRSRCVKWVCAVLWVAATVATAPTAVFSTVTVVAGEKLCLLKFPEGHDWLALYHIQKILIAFIIPMLIVSVNYLMLLRFVRQRSMDSSNPKRRSRVTKSVAIVVLSFFCCWMPNHAITFWGVLVKFNAANWDTSYYMVHTYVFPVTVCLAHANSCLNPVLYCLMRPEIRKMLRGLFWKASTPSSTKGCATRSMTQAETQGATPLQIIDNAEYTLSIIDRKGLSASKVLPYTR